The region CCACCGCGCCGACGCGAGCCAGAATCAGGTATGGTCCAAAATAGCGAGCAGCAAGCTTCACATGGACACGACTGACCACCGATTGTTGCCGGCGAGCCCGCAGTTTCACAAACACCCATTCCCCTACCTCGAAAGACAGGTCTTTGCGTTTGACATTGGCATAACTCCTCATACGTTCTTGTGCCCGAGCCAAATGAAGCTTAAGTTGTCGGAGAGCTTCATCCCTATCCTGCAGCTCCCTTTGAACTGCCTCCACCCTGGTTTCGCCGATGGCCCAGCGAGTTAGCACCGGCGGCTTGCGACCATACACCGCCTCAAACGGGGTTTGCAAGGTAGCATAATGGTACGTCGTATTGAACCAGTATTCAGCCCAATGAAGCCATATGGCCCAGGATTTGGGCTGGTCAGCCGAGAAACAGCGAAGGTAAGTTTCGAGACAACGATTGACAACCTCAGTTTGTCCATCGGATTCGGGATGGTATGCTGAACTCATCTTCAGATGAGTACCCTGTAGTCGGAATAATTCCTTCCAAAAATGGCTCATGAAAAGAGGATCCCTATCACTCACTATGGATGCAGGTATGCCATGTAAACGAACAATTTCCCGTGTGAAAAGATCGGCAATGCTCTTCGCAGAATAGGGATGCTTGAGGGGAAAGAAATGACAGTACTTGGATAAGCGGTCCACAACAACAAAGATTGCTTCATAGCCCTTGGACTTGGGCAATCCAGTGATAAAATCCAAGGATAAGTCTTCCCAAATTTGCGCTGGTATTGGCAAGGGTTGAAGAAGGCCTGCAGGTGAAGATGCCAGATATTTGTGCCTCTGACATACGTCACAGCTTTTCACATAGTCCTGAATGGTGTTCTTCATGCCTTGCCAGTAAAGGTTAGCTGCCACACGCCGGTATGTGCGCAAAAATCCCGAATGACCTCCTTGGGGTGAATTGTGGAATTCCTGCAACATTTGGGGAATAAAAACAGAAACACTGGACAACACCAATCGATCATGATAGAGTAATACTCCACGCGACCAAGTATATCCAGGGTGAGCCTGAGGATTGTGTTGCAAATCCTCAACAATTTTGGAAAGCTTGGCATCCTGCTGGATCTCAGTTTTGATGGTATCTTGATCTGCCCAGCAAGGGAAAGAAACAATGGAGCGCAACTCCCCAGATTCAGTAATGCGCGAAAGAGCATCTGCACCTTGATTTGATTTCCCCGGTTTGTAGACAATTTCAAAGTCGTAACCCAGCAGCTTCGCTGCCCAATTCTGTTGATCCCCGGAGACTATCTTTTGATGAAGAAACTCTTTAAGACTCTTTTGGTCAGTGGTAACCACAAACCTGCGTCCCAATAGATAGGGGCGCCAATGCTGAATGGCCAACGCCACCGCCATGAGTTCCTTCTCGTAGGCTGACTTAGCAAGGTTTCGAGGGCCCAATGCTTTACTAAAATACGCCACAGGATGTTGGCCTTGCAAAAGAATGGCCCCAATGCCCAAACCGGAAGCATCACACTCAAGACGGAATGACTGGTTGAAGTCGGGCAAATGAAGAACAGGAGCTGTAGTCAATTTGTGCTTCAATTCGTCAAAAGCCTTTTGAGCGTCAATTCCCCACACAAATGCATCTTTCTTTGTCAGTTCAGTAAGGGGCCTTGCTATTTTCCCGTAGTCTTGGATAAATTTCCGGTAATACCCGGTTAAGCCCAAGAATCCCCGTACCCCCTTGACATACTTTGGCACGGGCCACTTCACGACGCTTTCAATCTTTGTTGGATCCACTGCCACCCAATCTCAGAGATCAAATGCCCCAAATAATCCACCGAGCGCCCTGCAAAATGGCATTTCTTCTTGTTGGCAGTGAGGCTCTGTTGCTCCAAAATTTGCAAAACAATTTCCAGCTGAGATAAATGCTCCTCCCATGTAGCACTATAGACTAGGATGTCGTCGAAAAACACCAGCACTCCTTTTCTGAGAAAAGAACGAAAAATCTCATTCATCAAGCTTTGGAAGGTAGAAGGCGCGTTCATGAGACCAAAGGGCATGACCAAATATTCGTAGTGGCCCTCATGTGTTCTAAACGCGGTTTTGTGCACATCCTCCGCTTTGACTCGAACCTGGTGATACCCGGATTTCAGATCGAGTTTGGAGAAATAGCGAGACCCATGGAGCTCATCCAGCAGTTCCTCTATCACTGGAATCGGGAACTTGTCGGGCACAGTAACACGGTTGAGCGCGCGGTAATCGACACACATCCGCCACGTATGatccttcttcttgaccaataTCACCGGGCTCGAATAGGCACTTGTGCTCTGCCTGATTATTCCTGCTGCCAACATATCCCTTACCTGTTTCTCAATTTCGTTTTTTTGGTGATGGGGATAACGGTAAGGTCTCACGTTGACCGGCCCCTGCCCCTCTTGGATGGTAATGCAATGCTCTCTGCCCCGGCCTGGAGGGAGGCCCTGTTTCTCTTGAAAGACTGTGGCGTAGCGTTGGAGGAGCTCTTCCAACTCGCATTGCTGCTCAGGCGAAAGTTCTGAAAGGCCCTGAGGTTCTGTTTGGCGTCTTCCCCAAGTGCCCATCATTCTCGTGTCCTTGGTGTGCACTGAAGCCAGAATACTCTGCAACGCTTCCAATTCCAACTCCTTTGTACCAGTCTTAGCTCCCTGAAGATTGACCCACTTCCTCTCATGCCAGAAACTCATGGATTGAGACTGCCAATTTACAATGGTGTCACCAAGTGTCTTGAGCCACTCAATCCCCAAAACCAAGTCAGGTCCCCCAAGATCAAATAGTTGGGGAGAGCATCGCACCCGATATCCGTCGATATCGACCTCCAGCAGCTTGCAACGTCCCTGTGCTTGAGACTTATAGCCATCTCCCATTCGTACGACCATCTGGGGAGTGTCCTCTACCTCCCAACCTAATCGTCGAACTAGACGACTATCCACGAAATTATGGGTAGCGCCGCTGTCCACGAGAATCACCACCGGCACCCCAGCTATGGTACCGCAGAGTTTCATGGTCTGGGGTTTGTCCCCATCCTCGCTTCCCAGACTGTTGATGCTCATCAAACTCAATTCGGCATCAGGCTCATCATCGCCGTCCTTGACCTCCATGGCTAAAATGTTGGCTTCCTCGACGGCATCGCCGTCTTCTTCTAATATGAGTAAACGCAAGTGTTTATCTGGGCATTGGTGATTCGGGTGGAAAGGCCCACCACACTTGAAACATAAGCCTTTTTGGCGCCTCTCCATCAATTGGGGATATGTAAGATGGTTGAACCGATGAACCCTCATTCCCTTGGCCCAACCCTGTTTGCACCAGCTGAAGTATTGTTTTTTGGTGCTTCTGTTCTAACATTAGTATTGGGCCTATTTGTTGGGCCTGACTCCTTGCTATCACGAACCCATACCCACTCAGTACCACCGGGTTTGTTGGCTCCACCCGTTCCGGATCGGAAACCCGTTGACCCGAAACGATTAGAACGAGTTTGGCCCGACCCGGTTTCGCCCTTCACCTCCTTCTCTACCACACGCGAGACTACCAGGAGACGAGATCTGCTCATACCACCCATGGCTACTAAGCTCCTGACTTTGCCTCGAATCTCCTCTTTCAACCCGTGTAAAAAGTACCCTTGGAATTGTTTCTCTGGCAGTTTCGGAATCTGAGCAGTCAAATACTCAAATTCAGAAATGTAATCATCGATCGTCCCACGTTGACGGAGCTCAGTGAGCTGCTCATAAACATCACCTTCTCCATGGCCGCCATACCGTTCCAACAAAGCTTCGCGAAGCCTTTCCCATGTAAGTTCTTCCTCAGTCTCCAGGAGGGAATTGTAGAAGTGAATCGTTCCCCCCTTCATACTGAGCTGAGCTAGACTCACCTTGACTTCCGGTGACGTCTCCTGCACTCTGAAATACACCTCCGCTCTCGAAATCCAGCCGGCGGGGTCCTTGCCGTCGAAGATCGGAAGCTCGACCTTCTTCATCGACTGGCGGAATTCCTCCAATGCATTCCCTTGCAGTGAAGAACGTTTCGATCGGTTCTCTTTGTTCCCATCTGAATCAGGGATTTTGCCTGACTGTGATGATTTTCCCACATCGAGATCTGGGGTTTTGTTGCCTGGATCGCCATCGTCGTCTCCAGGAACCGATTTCCCCACCGCTTTCTCAACCATCGTCAACAGCGTCGTGGGTAAATCCTTCATCGCGTTGGTGACTGCTGACAGTGAAGCCCGCATTGCCGCGAGTTCACTCTCCAAGGCATCGATCTTAGCTTCCATCTGTGTCGTTTTGATTTTCCTGGGTGGCATTCACCGATGAATGATCCGGTAGGTCGGACCAAATTGTTAGGAACCCAATCCTGACAATGAGACAAATACAGAGAAAAAGTACAAGAATGATAACGAAGATTCATTATTCACAGTAAAATGGCAGTACACAGAGAGGGAATGGCACCCAAATCTGACAAGAGCTAGGCTCTCAATAGGAAGCTCAATGCTTCCTATCCATCTCTCAAATTAGCTAATGATAAGGATAGTCCTCTCAACCTATCTAACTGCCTTCTTATACTAAATCTATTACAATCTTCCACCTCGCCCTCCTTACTCTAATTCTGTTAGGGAATAGAATCTGTTACATAGATATTTCATCTGTCCTCTCCCTATTTCCCTTCTTACCCCTTCTAGTATAAACCTTCCACTGCCTTGGCCCACCATGATCCTGTACGAGAGGCCCATTGAAGTCATCACCTCTAACAAAATAGGTGCCATCATCAAACAATAACTTCGTGATGCACAGGCAGCTTTAAATAGGCATAAATGACTGtaagtattaaaaaaaatccttGAGAAATAAATTCTTAAATCTACATtcatatttctttttattttttttaactcaataTAATCAGAAACCCAACACAACACTCATAAATATACATCACATATGACACTGCCATACTTGGTGATCAATAACTCTTGCATTTCCAGTGCAGAATCCTCCTTCTGTGGCCAATGCATGTCCCATAGCAGCAGTTATAATATCCAACTTCTCAACCTGCAGCATGTGACCATAAATCACAATCAGCATTgcaaattttaatatatacaCACTTACATCCAGAGTAGCTGCACGTAAATAAATTTTCAGTACATACCGGAACGTCATAGTATTCAGTGAGACCTCTTCCAGAACTTCCAAGCACACCAAACGAGTTGCTCTCGTCCATCAATACACGAAAACgatatttttctttcaatttaatGATCTCATCCAAGGGTGCTATTTGGCCAGAATTCTGAAAAATTTACAGAGAAAAAGATGTTAACAGGCATTGATCAAGCAATTTTAGATTTCATGTAGGCAAGTCATTCGAGCATTGATAGAAATAGTATAACAaccacataaaataaaataaaagaaagtacAATTCCAATTCGAACCTCTTGTGCCAACAATAGAAATTCAATTTCACCAATAGACAGACTCTGAAATTTGGTAATCATACTGACGAGATTAACAAGAGATTCATACTCTTGAGGGAGACCTTCAAGAACTATATCTAACAGCTCTTTCAGAAACTGGATCTCCAATTGCACAAAGAGAATCAGAAATTGCCTTAACACGTAAGAAATACTCACTAACTGTGTGATTCGAAAGAGCAGTGTTACAAAGCTCAGTTCATAACTGACATGCCTTAGCTCCGGTTTGCGAATGGAAATAGGCATGAATTTTGCCTCAAGGTTGATGAGCATGACAGCAGCATGTGAGCTTTGTAAGAACGGGACTGGTGGCCGTGGGTTGGAGCCAAGATCAGAGAAGAGAATCTTGCTGCTCCCATGCTTGGTATGCAGAAGACTCAACGCCTGACTCGTGAACAGATTCATCAGCATACTTCTCAGGAACCTTTGGATTGAGGAGAAAAAGATGCAAAGAGTGAGCAATTATCACCGGCTACACCTATTGCTTCCACACTAGGAAGTTCTTATCATCTAATTTGTCAGAGATCACATGAGAGAAGGAGAATGGTGCAGATTAATCAAGGGAAAAAGAAGCATGCATCTTCAGGCCAGTCGCTGACGGAGATGGACACTATTGAACAAGTTGCTGTGTCTCCGGTGATGATGACAGAGACCGCGAAGAAGATTGAGGAGTGCCGGTGCTAGCCATGAACTCCTGAACCTAAGCTCTAGATACCATATTAGATTTAGAGAATCTGATTGTGAGAGAGAGTTAACAGAATCTAACTGTATTATCGATTCACTGAACTGAATAGGTGTGCATGTTATAAATAGTCAGTTTGAGTGTAACTGACTATGAGCCGGCACCAAACTAACTATCTAACAGACCTAACAATACATCATAACAGTGTACTCTGAATACCAGCAGCACATGAATAGCTAACAGCTTTCATACTCTTACATGAATGGTTGAGAATACCAGCAAAAGTAGCAATTTTTTAAGGAAAGAAATTGCGACATACACGATCTAACAGCAACATGCATATGTTCTTTATTATTtacaacaacaccattttggcTCTTATAAAACAATCTGGGTTAAAAAGAATTAGAAAATTGATGAGAAGAAAGTTGCAGAATAGTTGGTTGCAACAACTGCAGAATCTCTCTGTTAAAGCAGTAAACCAATTATGAGCCAACAGCTAATATTATTAGGAGATCTAATAATGATCATGGTATTAGAGTAGACATACGCATTGTCCAGACCTAATACTCTTAGGTGTCGGAGTGGGTTAACTCCACAGTAGCTAACTGGCTATGAATGTTGGCCAAATGGATATGGTTGGTGATGGCTTTGGAGGTACACAttgaaggaagaaaaagaatgagaaGAGGATGGGTCATGTGGAGTCATGTTAGTGGGACAGAAGACGTGTTCAAGCtttatctttttcttatttCTGGAGCGAAAACTTACCAATGCTGCTCAGAGCCGAGCAGAACGGTGAAGTAGAAGACAGAGAAAGGGAAAGAAGGTGACAGATGGGGAGAGAGGAAAACTTgagtttttaaattaaataaagtttGGCTAAGGAAAATGGCAAGAAACCCATAACTATTTTTAAACAGAAAAAaagggaggggggggggggcagtTTTGTCTAAATGAAAAAGTGTCGTGTGCTATTCTGCTCCTTCTAAAATTGTAGTGGGACTATCATAGTGAAAGGTGCCGGATGAAtataagagagaaaaataaactgAATTACTATAATAGTATTGAATTATACAGGGAAACTCAGAAATCCTTAGGTCCAGTCTTgggaaaataaagaaaatagaaGAACTCATACTGGCAAATTAGAGGATGCTTCTCCCTCTCCTTCACAATTCACACGATTATTCCCACCTCAGCATTCTCTCTCCTTCAATTCTCTTTGCCCAGCTCGATTCCCCGAAAGATACTGCCACATCAGCAAGGCAGGTATCACTAGTGGGAATTAGGGATATTCCCCCTTCTACCCATCCTAACATATACTTTAGTAATACTGCTACTCTTTAAGGCACAAAATGTTCATTTCAGTTCTTCATAAATAGTTTCAAATTGCATTTGTTGATTACCCTACTATCTCAGCAGCACTAGTATTTCATATAGCACAATTAACCCATATCGCAAGTTGCCAGCAATTCATACAgctgttttattttataattgaaGGTGGTAAGAACTTCTTAGGAAATACAAGATAGAAGTGTAAAGCTGATCTACCACATGCAATAGACAATATCTACCTGGTAGATGGCTTCAACAACAATATAACGCCTCAAGTTCTTGACCCGCTTATATTTGATAGTAATTTTCTCTAATGTTTCTCTTAAAGAATCCATGTCATTGTGCTTAAAATACACCACTGTGCTTCTAGAAAGATGAAGGCCATTCTGTATTCCCCAGTGGACTCCCTCATCCCtgtaaaatataaaaacttACCTATGAAACTTATAACATCAGAGTTATGTAAACATAGTCTCCAATGATCAGGAGGTGCCAAAGGACATTTCTTTGCAATATATGGAAATATAATGTGGATGGAGAAGTAAATCGGATCATTCCTTATACCATTCTTATAAAGTAAAAGCAATGACATAAAACCATCCAAATAATTCTCTATGTCGTGTCTGGTTTTATCTTTGCCCACTATAAATGTCGTCAGACAAAAAATTGGGAAAAACTGAACAACTGAACAAGACTGCACAGCAGATATCCAACGACAAGTATGCATACTTACGCTACAATTATATCTCCTTTCTTAGAGAAAGCAGGAATTGCACTGAACATGGTCGAAAGTCCATAGGAGTAGAGAATTGAATCAGGGGTTCCTAAAAACTTAGCTATTCTCGCTTCACAGTCAAGATGGACATCTGGGCAGAGCAAAAATATCATAAGAGAGCAAATATTTCCTCAAAAACAAAACTTCAAGATTAAGTCTTACCAATTGTTCCATAAAACCCACGGGGACCACAAGAACCAACACCGTATTTCTCTAAAGCAGAAGTACATGAGTCCTACAATATAAAGTACATATAGATTCATTCACTGGCTTGTCATTGCCCAAAAGGAGGAATTTATTATTGATGTGGGACCATTTCCTTACAAGTAACTTTTGATGACCTACAAGCCCAAGATAGTTTGCTGAAGAAAAATTGACAACGTCTTTCCCATTAACTATGGTATGTGGCCCAGCAGCACTGCATTAAAAACATCTCATTATCAGGAGGATACAAAAAGACAATTGCCCGAATTTAACATACTGTTTGACTTGAATATATAATGAGCTCATGTCATTTAAATGCCCAGAGTGAAATCGTAATGTCTAAACTCTAAACTACATAACAAATTGAGCCCATTATTAGATACTTGTCAGTTGTCGACACTCAAGATCATATACTTCAACAGAATAAACTTTAAAATTGTGAATTACGAGGCCTCCCTTTATTTTCAAAATCTAAAAATGAACCTTCCTTATTTTGAACTTGAATAAAACCTCCAGCTCCCCAATATATTCTGCTAAAATTTAACAACTAGCAGAACGTGTGTGACTTTGAAAACAAGAAGCATCTGAAATCTTATGAAATCACAGGGGAGAACTTTTTATTAACAAATTTCATTCAAAATGGAAAGCAATAATTTAAGAATCTAAAGGGTTGTCTAGTGCAAGAGAATCCCATTATAGTGGGGTCCTTTGATGTCGCAACTTTAACCCTGTCTTGGAGTGGTTGTTTCAGCTGATCCATGACCACTAGGTCACAAGGTGACAAACTCACCAATGTGCCACGGCTCACCCTCAATAATCCCACGAATCTAAGTAAAGGAAATGTAACCATAAAGGTGAAGTTGACAAGGACAAAACATATGGTAATTTCAGGGAAGGCACTCCGTCAGCGAAACATACAACAAACATGAAATTTAACATGCTTGAGACAATAAGAGTATGAAAACTAAATGGTAGTGCTACCACCAGAGAAAGCGCAATCACCTCTCCAGCACTGGTGGTTCATACAACATCTCTTCATTAAGAGAAGGAATAAGGGATTCTGGAGCCCATTCATCACATAGCTCGTCAATTTCCTGCAAACATTTAGTAAGCACCAATTTATGAAATGTCAGAATACTACAACATGATGAATGTCAAATTGGATATTAGCAACACTAACATGTAAAAACTAACAGTATAGTTAAAAATTCCATACAGTAactgaaaaaagaaagaaactctACCATAAAAAAATCtggtaataaaaaattaaatccaGAAAAAGACTGATTAATATAATTATACGTTTTAACAGAACTCAATATTTTTAAGCATAGCTGATAACAGAAAGGAAGAATAAACTGCTAAGCAAACAACATTACAACAATAATATCACTATCCTCTAATATCAATCATAATATTGCCACATCTTCCATTACAGTAGTAGCATATTTTGAAGCACAAGAGGTACATAAGATATGCCATTGGAGAAGACCTCATTACAAAGAACAAAAGTTTACAAGTCGAGAACAAGACAGAGAGAGATAACAAGGTACAAGTCAGGCACACAAGTTAGTTACTATAAAAAGTGTGAAATAAACAAT is a window of Lotus japonicus ecotype B-129 chromosome 5, LjGifu_v1.2 DNA encoding:
- the LOC130717314 gene encoding long chain base biosynthesis protein 1, which produces MEIPMAATVVDFVNTALGWLRFAVDAPSARAVVFGVNIGGHLFLEVFLLVVILFLLSQKSYKPPKRPLTNKEIDELCDEWAPESLIPSLNEEMLYEPPVLESAAGPHTIVNGKDVVNFSSANYLGLVGHQKLLDSCTSALEKYGVGSCGPRGFYGTIDVHLDCEARIAKFLGTPDSILYSYGLSTMFSAIPAFSKKGDIIVADEGVHWGIQNGLHLSRSTVVYFKHNDMDSLRETLEKITIKYKRVKNLRRYIVVEAIYQNSGQIAPLDEIIKLKEKYRFRVLMDESNSFGVLGSSGRGLTEYYDVPVEKLDIITAAMGHALATEGGFCTGNARVIDHQRLSSSGYVFSASLPPYLASAAITAIDVLEENPSLITKLKNNIAVLWKGLSKIPGFTISSHPESPIIYLRLLKSTGSVKDDQHLLENIAERVLKEDSVFVVTSKRSTLDKCRLPVGIRLFVSAGHSESDLHKASESLKRVAALVLGGRN